A DNA window from Gillisia sp. Hel1_33_143 contains the following coding sequences:
- a CDS encoding phosphoribosyltransferase family protein: protein MPASTIILNNEQIKHKIKRIAYQIYESNVDESHLILAGISKSGYQFTQRLKTVLEEISDITIELCEVRIDKKNPLNAIETSLPPSSYKDKSVVLIDDVLNSGATLIYGVKHFLEVPLKQFKTVVLVDRSHKKFPVKADFKGISLSTSMNETVQVHFSKGKDKVELL from the coding sequence ATGCCGGCATCTACCATCATTTTGAACAACGAACAAATAAAGCATAAGATAAAGCGCATTGCGTATCAGATCTATGAAAGTAATGTAGATGAATCTCATTTAATATTGGCAGGAATCTCTAAGAGCGGATATCAGTTTACACAACGCTTAAAGACGGTGCTAGAAGAAATCTCAGATATTACGATAGAGTTATGTGAGGTTAGAATAGACAAGAAAAATCCTTTAAATGCCATAGAAACCTCCCTCCCTCCATCTTCTTACAAAGATAAATCTGTGGTATTGATAGATGATGTTCTAAACTCTGGAGCTACCTTGATCTACGGTGTTAAACACTTTTTGGAAGTTCCCTTAAAACAGTTTAAAACCGTAGTGCTTGTAGATAGAAGTCACAAAAAATTTCCTGTGAAAGCAGATTTTAAAGGAATTTCTTTATCAACTTCTATGAATGAGACTGTACAGGTACATTTCTCCAAAGGCAAAGACAAGGTGGAGCTACTTTAA
- a CDS encoding RNA-binding S4 domain-containing protein, whose product MRVDKYLWCVRYFKTRSLATQACRQGKVKILGDNVKASREVYPTDKIQVRKNQIDYQIEVLDIPTSRVGAKIANLYVNDITPKEEFEKLELLKYSKDYYRKRGTGRPTKKDRRDIDDWFEDPDEETKEAKE is encoded by the coding sequence ATGAGAGTTGATAAATATTTATGGTGTGTGCGGTATTTCAAAACAAGAAGTCTTGCCACCCAAGCTTGCAGACAAGGGAAAGTAAAGATCTTAGGAGATAATGTAAAAGCTTCTAGAGAGGTATATCCTACTGATAAGATTCAGGTTAGAAAAAATCAGATCGATTATCAAATAGAAGTATTAGACATTCCCACCAGTAGAGTTGGAGCTAAGATTGCAAATCTTTATGTTAATGATATTACTCCTAAAGAAGAATTCGAAAAATTAGAGCTTTTAAAGTATTCTAAAGACTATTATAGAAAAAGAGGAACCGGTAGACCTACCAAAAAAGATCGTAGAGATATAGATGATTGGTTTGAAGATCCAGATGAAGAAACCAAAGAAGCGAAAGAATGA
- a CDS encoding PorT family protein translates to MKKLFLLACLTFGGVAMAQTSYGIKGGLNYGATGDYENFSQVAGDVSTVENGKESTGYHLGAFAKFEFLGIFLQPELVYTSLKTEYKTFDYRMNKIDAPILLGLNVFGPINIKAGPSFQYVLNNDLENSDFEISDVDNEITLGYQLGAGLDLGRLGFDVRYEGAFNENNAFGNMAADRNFKIDSRPSQWIFGLTYTFN, encoded by the coding sequence ATGAAAAAATTATTTTTACTAGCATGCCTTACTTTCGGAGGAGTGGCAATGGCTCAAACTTCTTATGGAATTAAAGGTGGTCTAAATTATGGTGCTACCGGAGATTACGAAAACTTTTCTCAAGTTGCAGGAGATGTTTCTACCGTAGAAAACGGAAAAGAAAGCACAGGATATCATTTAGGTGCTTTTGCAAAGTTTGAATTTCTTGGAATATTTCTTCAACCGGAATTAGTATACACTTCTTTAAAGACAGAATATAAAACATTCGATTATAGAATGAATAAAATAGATGCACCTATACTTTTAGGCTTGAACGTTTTCGGACCAATAAATATTAAAGCAGGACCTTCTTTTCAATATGTATTGAATAATGATCTTGAGAACTCAGATTTCGAAATTTCAGACGTTGATAATGAAATTACTTTAGGATATCAATTGGGTGCCGGATTAGATCTTGGAAGATTAGGCTTTGATGTACGCTATGAAGGGGCATTTAATGAGAACAATGCTTTTGGTAATATGGCTGCAGACAGGAACTTTAAAATTGACTCCAGACCGTCACAATGGATCTTCGGCCTAACCTATACTTTTAATTAA
- a CDS encoding shikimate kinase translates to MKIFLSGYMGSGKSLIADYISQKMRLPLVDLDDQITLIEELTVSEIFATKGELYFRKLETKVLEDVLEEPIDMIVALGGGTPCYGINMDLIKSHTEANLVYLKASVDFLTNRLFQEKETRPVISHLATKDLLEDFIRKHLFERSYYYNQADIVVNVENRKADEIGYEIIQKLK, encoded by the coding sequence ATGAAAATTTTTCTCTCAGGTTACATGGGATCGGGTAAATCTCTAATTGCAGACTATATTTCTCAAAAAATGAGATTACCACTTGTAGATCTGGATGATCAAATAACGTTAATAGAAGAACTAACAGTTTCTGAGATCTTTGCTACCAAAGGGGAGCTATATTTTAGAAAATTAGAAACTAAGGTGCTGGAAGATGTTTTAGAAGAACCTATAGATATGATAGTTGCACTAGGAGGAGGAACTCCTTGTTATGGTATAAATATGGATCTCATTAAAAGCCATACTGAAGCTAATCTTGTTTATCTTAAAGCATCTGTAGACTTTTTAACTAATAGGTTATTTCAGGAAAAGGAAACTAGACCAGTTATTAGTCATTTAGCAACTAAGGATCTTCTCGAAGATTTTATACGAAAACATCTCTTTGAACGCAGCTATTATTACAACCAAGCAGATATTGTGGTAAATGTGGAAAATAGAAAAGCAGATGAAATTGGATATGAAATTATTCAGAAGTTAAAGTAG
- a CDS encoding SAM-dependent methyltransferase, translating to MRLDKEYWSSRYQNYTTGWDLGKVSPPLKAYIDQLENKNLKILIPGGGNSYEAEYLHLQGFKNVYVIDLALEPLHNLLQRNPTFPKSHLIQGDFFELQNNFGLILEQTFFCALPPNRRGDYAIKMAELLESQGKLCGLLFDTEFEKEGPPFGGSKLEYLTYFSPFFKIKILASSYNSIAPRKGKELFFIFIKN from the coding sequence ATGAGATTAGACAAAGAATATTGGAGTTCTAGATATCAAAATTATACTACAGGCTGGGATCTAGGAAAAGTTTCTCCACCTCTAAAAGCATACATAGATCAACTAGAAAATAAGAATTTAAAGATCCTTATTCCTGGTGGTGGCAATTCTTATGAAGCAGAATATTTACATCTTCAAGGTTTTAAGAATGTCTATGTAATAGATCTAGCTTTAGAACCTTTGCACAATTTGCTTCAACGAAATCCAACATTCCCAAAGTCACATCTTATTCAAGGTGATTTTTTTGAGCTTCAGAACAATTTTGGCCTAATACTCGAACAAACTTTCTTCTGCGCGCTACCACCCAATAGGAGAGGAGATTATGCAATTAAAATGGCTGAGTTATTAGAGTCGCAAGGAAAATTGTGTGGGCTTTTATTTGACACAGAATTTGAAAAGGAAGGTCCTCCTTTTGGAGGTAGTAAACTAGAATATTTAACTTATTTTAGTCCGTTCTTTAAAATTAAGATCTTAGCCTCTAGCTATAATTCTATAGCTCCGAGAAAAGGAAAAGAATTGTTCTTTATATTCATAAAAAATTAA
- a CDS encoding FKBP-type peptidyl-prolyl cis-trans isomerase, which translates to MMKLNKLFFITVLASTMFISCNKDDDETSITPPRDRGEQAIEDDEALVSYLKTHFYNYEEFESPAADFDYTVRFDTIAGSNAEKISIFESDLLSTKTITRDEVDYNLYVLKVREGEGMQPKFADSTFVTYSGKLLTGTTFDNTLTPVWFDLTQLIDGFTQGIVEFKSASGYEVKEDNSVVFNNDYGIGSIFLPSGLGYFASTQPLIPSYSPIIFNVNLFIANEADHDNDGIPSYMEDLNGDEIITNDDTDEDGAPNYADTDDDGDGTPTKEEITFNIDGSIIFTDKNSDGIPDYLDPETYF; encoded by the coding sequence ATGATGAAATTGAACAAATTGTTTTTTATTACCGTGCTAGCTAGCACAATGTTTATAAGTTGCAACAAAGATGATGATGAAACCTCCATTACACCTCCAAGAGATCGTGGAGAACAAGCTATTGAAGATGATGAAGCGCTAGTTTCTTATTTAAAGACACATTTCTATAATTATGAAGAATTTGAGTCTCCTGCAGCAGACTTTGATTATACAGTTCGATTTGATACAATTGCTGGATCTAATGCTGAAAAGATCTCCATTTTTGAATCTGATCTTTTATCTACCAAAACTATTACCAGAGATGAAGTAGATTACAATCTATATGTTTTGAAGGTGAGAGAAGGGGAAGGGATGCAACCTAAATTTGCAGATTCTACGTTTGTTACTTACTCCGGGAAACTTTTAACAGGAACTACATTTGATAATACGCTTACTCCTGTTTGGTTTGACCTTACACAATTAATAGATGGTTTTACTCAGGGTATTGTTGAATTTAAATCTGCTTCAGGATACGAGGTAAAAGAAGATAATTCTGTAGTATTTAATAATGATTATGGAATAGGTTCTATTTTCTTACCTTCTGGATTAGGATATTTTGCTTCAACTCAACCTCTAATTCCTTCCTATAGTCCAATAATATTTAATGTGAACCTCTTTATCGCTAATGAGGCAGATCATGATAATGATGGAATTCCAAGTTATATGGAAGATCTAAATGGAGATGAGATTATCACTAATGATGATACCGATGAGGATGGTGCGCCAAATTACGCAGATACAGATGATGATGGTGATGGAACTCCAACAAAAGAAGAAATAACATTCAATATAGATGGTTCTATAATCTTTACAGATAAGAATAGCGATGGGATCCCAGATTATCTAGATCCTGAAACGTATTTCTAG
- a CDS encoding DMT family transporter yields MLNDKLKSYLFFHVIVLIWGFTAVLGALISLDAIPLVWYRMLSACGFILIWILWKRKSLKLPPKKLKLLIIAGLVIALHWLTFFGAIKEANVSITLALLSTGAFFTSILEPIFYKRKFVWYEVFFGLIVMLGLYIIFNVETEHYLGIVLALISAFLSAVFTLMNGKLVKHAAPSVISFYELLTGAVAISIYLIIKTWITGGESGFNSEFFNLQSSDWLYLFILSSICTAFAFIAAVAVMKHLSPYTVMLTTNLEPVYGIILAFLIFGNKEQMHPQFYYGTLIILSTVVLNGYLKTKRKINKPS; encoded by the coding sequence ATGCTAAACGATAAACTTAAAAGCTACCTCTTTTTTCACGTTATCGTGTTAATTTGGGGTTTTACTGCAGTTTTAGGCGCTTTAATATCGCTAGATGCTATTCCTCTGGTTTGGTATAGAATGTTATCTGCATGTGGCTTTATACTAATCTGGATCTTATGGAAGCGCAAAAGTCTTAAACTTCCTCCTAAGAAATTAAAACTTCTAATTATTGCGGGATTAGTAATAGCTCTTCATTGGTTAACATTTTTTGGTGCTATTAAGGAAGCCAATGTTTCAATAACATTAGCATTACTATCTACTGGTGCGTTCTTTACTTCTATCTTAGAACCAATATTCTATAAAAGAAAATTTGTTTGGTATGAGGTGTTCTTTGGATTGATAGTTATGCTTGGGCTGTATATAATATTTAATGTAGAAACCGAGCATTATTTAGGAATTGTCCTCGCCTTAATTTCTGCATTTCTATCGGCAGTTTTTACGCTTATGAACGGAAAGCTTGTAAAACATGCGGCTCCATCGGTTATTTCATTCTATGAGTTGCTTACGGGAGCTGTAGCTATTTCAATATACCTAATCATTAAAACGTGGATTACTGGTGGTGAAAGTGGTTTCAATTCAGAATTCTTCAATCTTCAATCTTCAGATTGGCTCTATTTATTCATCCTGTCCTCAATTTGTACAGCGTTTGCCTTTATAGCTGCTGTGGCTGTAATGAAGCATCTTAGTCCATATACCGTAATGCTAACTACAAATTTAGAACCTGTCTATGGCATCATTTTAGCATTTCTAATATTCGGAAATAAGGAGCAAATGCATCCACAATTCTACTACGGCACCCTAATAATCCTTTCTACCGTAGTACTTAACGGATATCTTAAAACAAAAAGAAAAATTAATAAGCCTTCTTAG
- a CDS encoding acetyl-CoA carboxylase carboxyltransferase subunit alpha: protein MEYLDFELPIKELEEQYKKACNIGSESNVDVTATCKQIEKKLVATKKEIYKNLTAWQRVQLSRHPNRPYTLDYIKAICGDTFLELHGDRTVKDDKAMIGGLGKIGDQSFMLVGQQKGFNTKTRQYRNFGMANPEGYRKALRLMKSAEKFGVPVVTFVDTPGAFPGLEAEERGQGEAIARNILEMTRLKVPIIVVIIGEGASGGALGIGVGDKVMMLENTWYSVISPESCSSILWRSWEYKEIAADALKLTATDMKKQKLIDDIIKEPLGGAHSNREETFETVKASILSAYDEFKNLSSAELVNKRMDKYSNMGVFKD from the coding sequence ATGGAATATTTGGATTTTGAATTACCCATTAAAGAGTTAGAAGAACAATACAAGAAAGCTTGTAACATAGGTTCAGAAAGCAATGTAGATGTAACAGCTACTTGTAAACAGATAGAGAAGAAATTGGTAGCTACCAAAAAAGAAATCTATAAGAATCTTACAGCATGGCAACGTGTACAACTTTCAAGACACCCTAACAGACCTTATACTTTAGATTATATTAAAGCTATTTGTGGAGATACCTTTTTGGAGCTTCATGGAGATCGTACTGTAAAAGATGATAAGGCCATGATTGGTGGTCTTGGAAAGATTGGAGATCAAAGTTTTATGTTGGTAGGTCAACAAAAAGGTTTTAACACCAAGACAAGACAATATAGAAATTTTGGAATGGCGAATCCGGAAGGATATCGCAAAGCGCTAAGGTTGATGAAATCTGCAGAGAAATTTGGAGTTCCTGTAGTGACATTCGTGGATACTCCTGGAGCATTTCCTGGTTTAGAAGCAGAAGAACGCGGACAAGGTGAGGCTATTGCTAGAAATATTTTAGAAATGACTCGCTTAAAAGTGCCAATCATTGTTGTTATTATTGGCGAAGGTGCTAGTGGTGGAGCTTTAGGGATTGGAGTAGGAGATAAGGTAATGATGCTAGAGAATACATGGTACTCTGTAATATCTCCAGAATCATGTTCTTCTATCTTATGGAGAAGCTGGGAATACAAGGAAATTGCGGCAGATGCTTTAAAACTAACCGCTACAGATATGAAAAAACAAAAGTTGATTGATGACATCATAAAAGAACCTCTTGGCGGTGCACATAGCAATCGTGAAGAAACTTTTGAAACGGTCAAAGCTTCAATTTTATCTGCTTACGATGAGTTCAAAAACTTATCATCAGCAGAATTGGTAAATAAGCGTATGGATAAATACTCAAATATGGGAGTGTTTAAAGATTAA
- a CDS encoding transketolase has protein sequence MPNTQQLEDFVSQVRRDIVRQVHKVNSGHPGGSLGCAEFFTALYQEVMDYSTDFKMDGIGEDLFFLSNGHISPVFYSVLARSGFFPVEELNTFRLINSRLQGHPTTHEGLPGIRIASGSLGQGMSVALGAAETKKLNNDDHLIYTLHGDGELQEGQNWEAIMYAAGNKIDNIISTIDVNGQQIDGATDQVLPMGNIKAKFEAFGWEVLEVKEGNDITKINEGLKKAKELTGNGKPVCILLHTIMGNGVDFMMHTHKWHGVAPNDEQLAEALSQNPEALGDY, from the coding sequence ATGCCGAACACACAACAATTAGAAGATTTTGTTTCTCAGGTTAGAAGAGACATTGTAAGACAGGTACACAAAGTAAATTCTGGGCATCCGGGAGGATCTTTAGGCTGCGCAGAATTCTTTACAGCTCTTTATCAAGAAGTGATGGATTATAGCACAGATTTTAAGATGGATGGAATTGGAGAAGACCTTTTCTTTTTATCTAACGGTCATATTTCTCCAGTGTTTTACAGCGTGCTGGCTAGAAGTGGATTTTTTCCTGTAGAAGAATTAAATACTTTTAGACTTATTAACTCTCGCTTACAAGGACACCCAACTACACATGAAGGGCTTCCAGGTATTAGAATTGCCTCTGGATCTCTTGGCCAAGGAATGAGTGTAGCACTTGGAGCTGCAGAAACTAAAAAATTGAATAATGATGATCACTTAATTTACACACTTCATGGTGATGGTGAATTGCAAGAAGGTCAGAATTGGGAAGCAATTATGTATGCTGCCGGAAACAAGATAGATAATATTATATCTACCATAGATGTTAACGGCCAGCAAATAGATGGAGCAACAGATCAGGTACTACCAATGGGGAACATCAAAGCTAAGTTTGAAGCTTTTGGATGGGAAGTTCTAGAGGTGAAAGAAGGAAATGATATTACAAAGATCAATGAAGGTTTAAAGAAAGCGAAAGAACTAACGGGAAATGGTAAGCCTGTTTGTATCTTGTTACATACAATTATGGGTAACGGTGTAGATTTTATGATGCATACTCATAAATGGCATGGTGTTGCTCCAAATGATGAGCAACTTGCAGAAGCATTATCTCAAAACCCTGAAGCCTTAGGAGATTATTAA
- a CDS encoding transketolase family protein → MKKYTNTGNKDTRSGFGAGLAELGRTNENVVALCADLTGSLKMDEFKAENPERFFQVGIAEANMIGMAAGMTIGGKIPFTGTFANFSTGRVYDQIRQSVAYSGKNVKICASHAGLTLGEDGATHQILEDLGLMKMLPGMTVINTCDYNQTKAATMAIAELDGPVYLRFGRPKVANFTPEDQNFEIGKAVQLTEGTDVTIIATGHLVWEALEAAQELEAKGISAEVINIHTIKPLDEEAIIKSAKKTGCVVTAEEHNILGGLGESVARTLSLNAPTPQEYVATMDTFGESGTPEQLMEKYGLNAEAIVKATQKVIKRK, encoded by the coding sequence ATGAAAAAATATACAAATACAGGAAATAAAGATACACGTTCAGGTTTTGGAGCAGGTTTGGCTGAATTAGGTAGAACTAATGAAAATGTAGTTGCTCTTTGTGCCGATCTTACCGGCTCTTTAAAGATGGACGAATTTAAAGCAGAAAATCCTGAAAGATTTTTCCAAGTTGGAATTGCAGAAGCTAATATGATAGGAATGGCTGCAGGAATGACCATTGGTGGTAAAATACCATTTACGGGAACCTTTGCTAACTTTTCTACCGGTAGAGTTTATGACCAAATTCGCCAAAGTGTTGCTTACTCCGGTAAAAACGTAAAAATTTGTGCATCTCATGCTGGCCTAACTTTAGGTGAAGATGGAGCAACTCACCAGATATTAGAAGATCTAGGATTAATGAAGATGTTACCTGGAATGACCGTTATAAATACGTGTGACTATAATCAGACTAAAGCAGCTACTATGGCTATTGCTGAATTGGATGGCCCGGTATATTTAAGATTTGGAAGACCAAAAGTTGCCAATTTTACTCCAGAAGATCAAAACTTTGAAATAGGAAAAGCTGTACAACTTACCGAAGGAACAGATGTTACTATAATAGCTACAGGTCACCTGGTGTGGGAAGCTTTAGAAGCAGCGCAAGAATTGGAAGCTAAAGGAATTAGTGCAGAGGTAATAAATATTCACACTATTAAACCTTTGGATGAAGAAGCCATTATAAAATCTGCTAAGAAAACCGGATGTGTGGTAACTGCCGAAGAACACAATATACTAGGTGGTCTTGGAGAAAGCGTAGCTCGTACATTATCTTTAAATGCACCTACACCTCAAGAATATGTAGCTACCATGGATACTTTTGGTGAGAGTGGAACTCCGGAGCAATTAATGGAGAAATATGGATTAAATGCTGAAGCAATCGTAAAAGCTACTCAAAAAGTGATCAAAAGAAAGTAA
- the tgt gene encoding tRNA guanosine(34) transglycosylase Tgt, whose product MNFELLTTDVGSKARAGKITTDHGVIETPIFMPVGTVGTVKGVHQRELKEEINPDIILGNTYHLYLRPQVEILKKAGGLHKFMNWDRNILTDSGGFQVYSLSDRRKIKEEGVKFKSHIDGSYHTFTPENVMEIQRAIGADIIMAFDECTPYPCDYRYAKRSMHMTHRWLDRCISHLEKTPYLYDYSQAFFPIVQGSTYKDLRKQSAEYIASVGAEGNAIGGLSVGEPAEEMYAMTEVVTEILPEDKPRYLMGVGTPINILENIALGIDMFDCVMPTRNARNGMLFTAHGTINIKNKKWEDDFSAIDDMNITWVDTEYTKAYLRHLFSVNELLGKQIATIHNLGFYLWLTREARKHILAGDFTTWKNMMVKQMDKRL is encoded by the coding sequence ATGAATTTTGAACTTTTAACTACCGATGTAGGTAGCAAAGCAAGAGCAGGAAAGATCACAACAGATCATGGAGTTATAGAAACTCCTATTTTTATGCCAGTGGGAACCGTTGGTACAGTAAAAGGAGTGCATCAAAGAGAATTAAAAGAAGAAATAAACCCTGATATAATCTTAGGAAATACCTATCATTTATATCTAAGGCCACAGGTTGAGATCTTAAAGAAAGCCGGTGGCTTGCATAAATTCATGAATTGGGATAGAAATATTCTTACCGATAGTGGTGGGTTTCAGGTTTATTCTCTTTCAGACAGAAGAAAGATCAAAGAAGAAGGCGTTAAGTTTAAATCTCATATAGATGGATCTTATCACACCTTTACTCCAGAGAATGTTATGGAGATCCAAAGAGCAATTGGAGCAGATATAATTATGGCTTTTGATGAGTGTACACCGTATCCTTGCGATTATAGATATGCCAAAAGATCTATGCATATGACGCATAGATGGTTAGATAGATGTATAAGTCATCTGGAAAAAACACCTTACTTATACGATTATTCTCAGGCCTTTTTTCCTATAGTTCAGGGAAGTACTTACAAAGATCTTAGAAAGCAATCTGCAGAATATATTGCATCTGTAGGGGCAGAAGGAAATGCAATTGGAGGATTGTCTGTAGGAGAGCCAGCAGAAGAAATGTATGCAATGACAGAAGTTGTTACAGAAATCCTTCCTGAAGATAAACCTCGTTATTTAATGGGCGTTGGAACCCCAATAAACATATTGGAGAATATTGCACTTGGAATTGATATGTTTGATTGTGTAATGCCTACCAGAAATGCTAGAAACGGAATGCTATTCACAGCCCATGGTACCATCAATATTAAGAATAAGAAATGGGAAGATGACTTTTCTGCAATAGATGATATGAATATTACTTGGGTAGATACAGAATATACTAAAGCTTATTTAAGACACTTATTTAGTGTAAATGAATTATTAGGCAAGCAAATTGCTACCATTCATAATCTAGGGTTCTATCTTTGGTTGACACGTGAGGCAAGAAAGCATATCTTAGCTGGTGATTTTACAACCTGGAAGAATATGATGGTAAAGCAAATGGATAAGCGCTTATAA
- a CDS encoding LptF/LptG family permease, protein MKILDWYILKRYLGTFTMMLLMFIPIGITINLAEKIDKILENEVPFIEVAAYYLDFTVYFANLLFPLFLFLSVIWFTSKLANNTEIIAFLSSGVSYWRFLRPYLIGASIVCVGALVLSMYLAPQASKGFNEFKYQYLKKGAEVQETNDVYRQINDSEYIYASNFQPKTYTARNFTLEHFEGNKLKFKLSASKLVFNTVDSTYTLTNLDKRIIGEREDVIIHERVLDTVLPFEFDQLTPVKYIAETLTYNELNDFIDQEKRRGSANMNRYLVVAYKRWSLPVSAFILTIIAVAVSSVKRRGGMGVNLALGITLAFIFIFFDKVFGTIAEQSTFSPLIGVWFPNFTFGILAIYLLFNAKR, encoded by the coding sequence TTGAAAATACTAGACTGGTACATATTAAAACGTTATCTAGGTACTTTTACCATGATGCTATTAATGTTCATTCCTATTGGAATTACCATTAATCTTGCAGAAAAAATAGATAAGATCTTAGAGAATGAAGTTCCATTTATAGAGGTGGCTGCTTATTATTTAGATTTTACTGTTTATTTCGCAAACCTTTTATTTCCACTATTTCTATTTTTATCTGTAATTTGGTTTACTTCAAAATTAGCTAATAACACAGAGATCATTGCTTTCTTAAGTAGTGGAGTGTCTTATTGGAGATTTTTGAGACCTTATTTAATAGGAGCTTCCATTGTATGTGTAGGTGCACTTGTTTTAAGTATGTATTTGGCTCCTCAAGCTAGTAAGGGTTTTAACGAGTTTAAATATCAGTATTTGAAAAAAGGAGCTGAAGTGCAGGAAACCAATGATGTGTATAGGCAGATTAATGATTCTGAATATATTTATGCCAGTAACTTCCAGCCTAAAACTTATACTGCACGTAATTTCACCCTAGAGCATTTTGAAGGCAATAAGCTAAAATTTAAATTAAGTGCTTCTAAATTAGTCTTCAATACTGTAGACAGTACTTATACTCTTACAAATTTAGATAAGCGAATAATTGGTGAAAGAGAAGATGTTATTATTCATGAAAGAGTTTTGGATACGGTATTGCCCTTTGAGTTCGACCAGCTTACTCCTGTGAAATATATTGCTGAAACACTTACATATAACGAGCTGAATGATTTTATAGATCAAGAAAAGCGTCGTGGTTCAGCAAATATGAATAGATATTTAGTGGTAGCCTATAAAAGATGGAGCTTACCGGTATCTGCTTTTATATTAACGATCATTGCTGTAGCAGTATCGTCTGTAAAGAGAAGAGGAGGAATGGGGGTAAATTTGGCCTTAGGGATCACTCTTGCTTTTATATTTATATTTTTTGATAAGGTTTTTGGAACTATTGCAGAACAATCTACATTCTCGCCTTTAATAGGTGTTTGGTTTCCAAATTTCACATTTGGAATTCTAGCTATTTACTTGCTCTTTAATGCTAAACGATAA
- a CDS encoding MerR family transcriptional regulator, producing the protein MENVKQNFSIKDLEHLSGIKAHTIRIWEKRYNILSPERTDTNIRTYDLENLQKILNVTFLNEHGYKISRIAKLTDVEISTMVKNVAASASVKNRAINSFKIAMINFDQVLFNKTYNMLIEKKEFREIFLEIFIPLLDEIGLLWQTDTINPVHEHFLVNLIKQKLYLNISKYGDATNENEDDLYVLFLPENEIHDLGILYLNFELNFHGKRTIYLGPSMPLKDMKYLLEIHKDLKFMSYLTIAPLEMDSFLEEFQRELCTEKTLDISLFGAKIQNLDPNNYPENIRIYKSITEFANQLD; encoded by the coding sequence ATGGAAAACGTTAAACAGAATTTCAGCATAAAAGATCTAGAGCATTTAAGTGGAATAAAAGCGCACACTATCCGAATCTGGGAAAAACGCTACAATATCTTATCACCAGAGCGCACAGATACTAACATAAGAACCTACGATCTAGAAAATTTACAGAAGATACTCAATGTAACTTTCTTAAATGAACATGGCTATAAGATATCTAGAATAGCGAAACTTACCGATGTTGAGATCTCTACAATGGTTAAAAATGTAGCGGCTAGCGCGAGTGTTAAGAATCGAGCAATTAATTCGTTTAAAATAGCTATGATCAATTTTGATCAGGTGTTGTTTAATAAAACCTATAATATGCTTATTGAGAAGAAGGAATTTAGAGAGATCTTTTTGGAGATCTTTATTCCTCTTTTAGATGAAATAGGTCTATTATGGCAAACAGATACTATAAATCCCGTTCATGAACATTTTCTTGTTAATTTAATTAAGCAGAAATTATATTTAAACATTTCTAAGTATGGAGATGCCACCAATGAAAATGAGGATGATCTATATGTGCTCTTCTTACCAGAAAATGAAATTCATGATCTTGGTATCCTCTACCTAAATTTTGAATTGAATTTTCATGGAAAAAGAACGATCTACCTTGGCCCTAGTATGCCTTTAAAAGATATGAAGTACTTATTGGAAATTCATAAAGATTTAAAGTTTATGAGTTATCTTACAATCGCACCGCTGGAAATGGATAGTTTCTTGGAAGAATTTCAAAGAGAACTATGCACAGAAAAAACCTTAGACATTAGCTTATTTGGAGCAAAAATACAGAATTTAGATCCTAACAATTATCCGGAAAATATCAGAATATATAAGTCTATTACAGAATTTGCAAATCAATTAGATTAA